CTCTGTTCGCATGTCCTTTTTCTCTATCTCTATATCTCTTTAAGTTGGCCTGTGATTAGAAGGACATACCTACATACATTATCCAAAATCCAAGCCCCGAAACCAAAACCTTTACAAAAAGGCAAACATAATCCCACCCACCCAAAATCCCCTTAATTGGTGTACACACTCCGTATTAGTAGTAACGTACCTAGACGTAACCGTACTACTCCCTAGTCAGTAGTTAATTAACCTAACCCCCACCAAAAACCAATACAAATTTAGTTAGTACGTATGCAATCTTATACTAACCGAACCGTTTGAAACAAATTAATACAATACCTTCAAACTACAAAACCCCCATACAGCTACAAGATCATGTGCCCCAAGCAATTGCAGGGCGTTGAGAAAGACAAAAAGGCCACTGAAATAATCATTAAGTTTATCGATTTGCCCGAAGATCAGTACCGTTTGGGTAACACAAAGGTATATGACCGACAATATATCTATTCACAAAACTAAATCATCTGCACTTCTTCTGCTTGAATCTGGACAATGTTTCCGACTGCCTAACTTCATTCAAAAACTGGAGAACTTATTAAGTTGTCTCGTTTTGATTGAGGGTTTTTGCCAGTCCGTGGATATTATCAAGACCTCACACGCCTCTTTTTTACACAACATCTTCTGCACACTTCCGAAGATATATTTTCTGGAACTGCTTTTCCTAAACCAATCGTAACAACCTTTGCAGCTGCTAGTACACAGCTCTTGTCAACTATTGGGTTAGGGATCGTTTGATCTGGAGGGTTTATCTTCCCTATCTTAGTCTCATCTTAGTGTTATCATCTGCCTGCACTTTAACCCCATTTGCATCCCTTTACTAAAACTATACATGTTATTGTTCTTGACCTGTGATTTGATGTACCTTTCTGTGTTTTCGTTTGTACCATCCATCCTCTATCTATCCCAGTTCAACCTGTCCAAAAGTGTTTTTGAAGAAGCGCTtaagcaaagcaaaaaaagaaaaagaatgaACCTATACCGTCTGAATGAGTTTCCCCCAGAAGCTCCCAGAACAGTGTTGGTTCCGCTTAGTGCACGCATTCTTTAGGAGATGGCACCAACAGAAATCTAACCTATATTCTCTCTTTCCCACCCAAACCACCCCAAACCCACTTCCAACCCTCAACAAAAAACAGGTGTTCTTCCGCGCCGGTGTCCTGGGTCAGATGGAGGAGTTCCGTGATGAGCGTCTGGGCAAGATCATGTCCTGGATGCAGGCCTGGGCTCGTGGTTACCTGTCCCGCAAGGGCTTCAAGAAGCTCCAGGAGCAGCGCGTCGCCCTCAAGGTTGTCCAGCGCAACCTGCGCAAGTACCTGCAGCTCCGTACCTGGCCCTGGTACAAACTGTGGCAGAAGGTCAAGCCCCTCCTCAACGTCAGCCGTATCGAGGATGAGATTGCCGTGAGTATAGAgaagatagaaagatggagaCTGTGGCggacttttggttttggttcgACGATGGTGAACTTGGACAGGACCAGTTGCTGGTGACAATCATCTGAGGTAGCCCTGGGGTGTCTATTCCCTTAGTCATTGTCTGGGGTAATTGGATGAGCTGAGGCAGCTGCACAGCCAACTCAATCCTATTTTAATCAATGGTCATAAACATTGTTGCGATGCGAAATTCCTGCGCTTAATTAAGCACACATCTTAATACCTGCATCATCTGCATACCCAACTATTTTATTCGAACAACTTGagagccacccacccactggCAGCTGTTCGAACGTATCGATACGATCTGATTCCAATCGCCGGGGGCAGCCAAAAATAGATGCTGTCATAATCTCCTCGCACTTTCGATCAGGCCAAATGTGGCCTCTGTTTTCGCTGGAATCCAACGGCTCTTCACCTCTCACATTCTTACATATAGTTTGCAAAAATTATGACTTGTTCTATTCTTGGCCCTGCCACATAGCTggggattttttgtttaagagCCACAATTAGTTTGCCAATTAGCTtgctaattaaataataaaaaatgcccCAAGATGCCCACGTAAAGTTCCGATCCCCGATGAGTAATTTAACATGTATACAACCAATACGCACAATGCGATGTGTATACAGGGGAATCTATATATAAGCACTTAAGATGGTACACCTGCTGGTACCGCCGCACAAGTGCGACTTGATAGGCCCCATACCAGAGCAGTATAGCCCCATACCATATAGCAATGGCAGCAATTTGTGAATTATGATGGCTACCTCCTAACCAAGGCGATTACACACATGCCAAGTGGCATGGCAGCAGCTGCCATATATCgctgctctgctctgctctgctcaGTTCTGCTCGCATCGGGGCGTTTTGGCTAATTTTATAGCCAAAGTGGCCCAGTGCATTTGCAGCAGCCATTCCAGTTGTATTTGACCAGTCGCCGTCGCGGTAACAGGTACCACACACAAAAATCGAACCCCCAACGAAGAACCAATCGAACTGAGCACAAGATCATAAGATCACCATAGCTCAACGAATTAAAAGGGGGTTAATAGGAGTTAATAAAAGTTATTAGACCCTTTAGAAGGAGGCTTAAGAGTTAGCGAAAGTGATTTAGCAACATGGCCGATGAGAAGAAAGCCAAGAAAACGAAGAAATCCACCGAATCAACCACACCCAGTGCCGCTGAGGAAGCAGCTCCAGCTGAGGCTgctccaccagcagcagcggatGCTCCGCCAGAGGCTGCTCCTCAGCCCGAATCAGCCCCTGTTGAACCAGCACCAAAAGCCCAGCCAGCAGCTGAGGAAATCAGCTCCTTTACTAACCCATCGAATGCCTCTAATGACTTGCAGCGTCTGGAGGAGAAGGCCAAGAAGGCTGAGGAACTGCATGCCGCTGAAGTGAAGGTGCGCAAGGAGCTGGAGGCCCTCAACGCCAAGCTGTTGGCCGAGAAGACCGCTCTGCTCGACTCGCTGTCCGGCGAGAAGGGTGCCCTGCAGGACTACCAGGAGCGCAACGCCAAGTTGACCGCCCAGAAGAACGACCTCGAGAACCAGCTGCGCGTAAGTATAGCCCATTAATACACCCACTTATGCGATGTGGTGCCACGAAAGCGGAAAAGGCAACGAAATTGATCGGAGGCAATCGAGCATGAAACTTGCTCTCGGCTATTTCTGGCCATTTGCGCTTTTTGGGCTAAATTTAGGAGTGACCAATCAGCTACTTACCCATTACCCAAAATTCCAATCAAATAGGATATCCAAGAGCGCCTGACTCAGGAGGAGGATGCCCGCAACCAGCTGTTccagcagaagaagaaggccGACCAGGAGATCTCTGGCCTGAAGAAGGACATCGAGGATCTGGAACTGAACGTCCAGAAGGCCGAGCAGGACAAGGCCACCAAGGATCACCAGATCCGCAACTTGAACGACGAGATCGCCCACCAGGATGAGCTCATCAACAAGCTGAACAAGGAGAAGAAGATGCAGGGCGAGACCAACCAGAAGACCGGTGAGGAGCTGCAGGCCGCCGAGGACAAGATCAACCACTTGAACAAGGTTAAGGCCAAGCTCGAGCAGACCCTCGATGAGCTGGAGGATTCGCTGGAGCGCGAGAAGAAGGTGCGCGGCGATGTTGAGAAGTCCAAGCGCAAGGTTGAGGGTGACCTCAAGCTGACCCAGGAGGCCGTTGCCGATCTGGAGCGCAACAAGAAGGAGCTCGAGCAGACCATCCAGCGCAAGGACAAGGAGCTGTCCTCCATCACCGCCAAGCTCGAGGACGAGCAGGTCGTTGTGCTGAAGCACCAGCGCCAGATCAAGGAGCTGCAGGCCCGCATCGAGGAGCTCGAGGAGGAGGTCGAGGCTGAGCGCCAGGCCCGCGCCAAGGCTGAGAAGCAGCGCGCCGATCTGGCCCGCGAGCTCGAGGAATTGGGCGAGCGTCTGGAGGAGGCTGGCGGTGCCACCTCTGCCCAGATCGAGCTCAACAAGAAGCGCGAGGCTGAGCTGAGCAAGCTGCGTCGCGATCTTGAGGAGGCCAACATCCAGCACGAGTCCACCCTGGCTAACCTGCGCAAGAAGCACAACGATGCCGTCGCCGAGATGGCCGAGCAGGTTGACCAGCTCAACAAGCTGAAGGCTAAGTAAGTACCGTTTGCAATTACTAGACATCTAGCTAGCTTTTTCAGGTGCGCCAACGCTATCGCGACAGAGAGAAGATGAAGAAACCAGGAGTTATTTAGACTTGGTTATCGAACCCACGCAGCTAATAGAAATTTGCTCTCTTTTCTCTTACCCACTTTTGCGCTAATCCAGGGCCGAGCACGATCGCCAGACTTGCCACAACGAGCTGAATCAGACTCGTACCGCCTGCGATCAGCTGGGTCGCGATAAGGTAATATGTCGCGACAagtggcgcccgagcagggacgCCGAGCGATCCACACATATACAGAATTACACTGAACACGCATGTTCCAACCAAATAAAGCAAACACACAACTACGTATTAAACTACGTCTGTGTGTTACCCAAAACTCTCTGTCTAATCGAAATGAAGGGTTTCTCGAAAAAAAAGGTTCAACGCAAGGATAGCAAGTCGCTCTCGCTTCTCGCCTATGTTTCTGCCTCTGTCTCTGTCTATCCCCCACAAAACATAAACTAACCCGTGCAATACGAACCTCTCTGTGTCTCTATCTATCTGTCTAAACCAGGGCTGAGAAGGAGAAGAACGAGTACTACGGCCAGTTGAACGATCTGCGCGCCGGTGTCGACCACATTACCAACGAGAAGGTATTGAAACTTGATCTTTACTATGCGTTAAATGCTCTCAACGCGATGCTGTAAattaaaatgctgaaatttctaGTTTTGCCACGTCTCTACATCTGTGTATAGTATCAACGTAGTTGCAATGCAACCACACCGAAAAATCCCaaagaaaatatgtaaaaactaAAACGACCCACCCACTTGAGTAATCTCCAAGCTTGATCTACTAACTCCCCAATGCCTTGTACAGCACTTGACACGACCAAAATGCCACCACACTCACAAACCTCCGATGGAGAAATAACCCCAAATCAATCCGAAACTAATGCAAATCTAAATCCAAAAATACAGGCTGCCCAGGAGAAGATCGCCAAGCAGCTGCAGCACACCCTCAACGAGGTGCAGTCGAAACTGGATGAGACCAACAGGACTCTGAACGACTTCGATGCCAGCAAGAAGAAGCTGTCCATCGAGAACTCCGACCTGCTCCGCCAGCTGGAGGAGGCCGAGTCCCAGGTGTCCCAGCTGTCCAAGATCAAGATCTCCCTGACCACCCAGTTGGAGGATACCAAGCGTCTGGCCGACGAGGAGTCGCGCGAGCGTGCCACCCTTTTGGGCAAGTTCCGCAACCTGGAGCACGACCTGGACAATCTGCGCGAGCAGGTTGAGGAGGAGGCCGAGGGCAAGGCCGATCTGCAGCGCCAGCTGAGCAAGGCCAACGCTGAGGCCCAGGTCTGGCGTAGCAAGTACGAGTCCGATGGCGTCGCCCGCTccgaggagctggaggaggccAAGAGGAAGCTGCAGGCCCGTTTGGCCGAGGCTGAGGAGACCATCGAGTCCCTCAACCAGAAGTGCATCGGCCTGGAGAAGACCAAGCAGCGCCTGTCCACCGAAGTGGAGGATCTGCAGCTGGAGGTCGACCGTGCCAACGCCATTGCCAATGCTGCCGAGAAGAAGCAGAAGGCCTTCGACAAGATCATCGGCGAGTGGAAGCTCAAGGTCGACGATCTGGCCGCCGAGCTGGATGCCTCCCAGAAGGAGTGCCGCAACTACTCCACCGAGCTGTTCCGTCTTAAGGGCGCCTACGAGGAGGGCCAGGAGCAGCTGGAGGCTGTGCGTCGTGAGAACAAGAACCTGGCCGATGAGGTCAAGGATCTGCTCGACCAGATCGGTGAGGGTGGCCGCAACATCCATGAGATCGAGAAGGCACGCAAGCGCCTCGAGGCCGAGAAGGACGAGCTCCAGGCCGCCCTCGAGGAGGCTGAGGCTGCTCTCGAGCAGGAGGAGAACAAGGTGCTGCGCGCCCAGCTGGAGCTGTCCCAGGTCCGCCAGGAGATCGATCGCCGCAtccaggagaaggaggaggagttcGAGAACACCCGCAAGAACCACCAGCGCGCCCTCGACTCCATGCAGGCTTCCCTCGAAGCCGAGGCCAAGGGCAAGGCTGAGGCCCTGCGCATGAAGAAGAAGCTGGAGGCTGACATCAACGAGCTTGAGATTGCTCTGGATCACGCCAACAAGGTGGGTTTGAATGCGATAGTacctcatatttttttatttttttttttattttttttttttatttaattgtttttaactattttcttgtttttttaggCTAACGCCGAGGCCCAGAAGAACATCAAGCGttaccagcagcagctgaaGGACATCCAGACTGCcctcgaggaggagcagcgcgCCCGCGACGATGCCCGCGAACAGCTGGGCATCTCCGAGCGTCGTGCCAACGCCCTCCAGAACGAACTGGAGGAGTCTCGCACTCTGCTGGAGCAGGCCGATCGCGGCCGTCGCCAGGCCGAGCAGGAGCTGGCCGATGCCCACGAGCAGCTGAACGAGGTGTCCGCCCAGAACGCCTCCATCTCCGCTGCCAAGAGGAAGCTGGAGTCCGAGCTGCAGACCCTGCACTCCGACTTGGACGAACTCCTGAACGAGGCCAAGAACTCCGAGGAGAAGGCCAAGAAGGCCATGGTCGATGCCGCCCGTTTGGCCGATGAGCTCCGCGCCGAGCAGGATCATGCCCAGACCCAGGAGAAATTGAGGAAGGCCCTCGAGCAGCAGATCAAGGAGCTGCAGGTCCGTCTCGACGAGGCCGAGGCCAACGCCCTCAAGGGTGGCAAGAAGGCCATCCAGAAGCTCGAGCAGCGCGTCCGCGAGCTCGAGAACGAGCTGGACGGTGAGCAGAGGAGGCACGCCGATGCCCAGAAGAACCTGCGCAAGTCCGAGCGTCGCGTCAAGGAGCTGAGCTTCCAGTCCGAGGAGGACCGCAAGAACCACGAGCGCATGCAGGATCTGGTCGACAAGCTGCAACAGAAGATCAAGACATACAAGAGGCAGATCGAGGAGGCCGAGGAAATCGCCGCCCTCAACTTGGCCAAATTCCGCAAGGCTCagcaggagctggaggaggccGAGGAGCGTGCCGATCTGGCTGAGCAGGCCATCAGCAAATTCCGCGCCAAGGGACGTGCCGGTTCTGTCGGTCGTGGTGCCAGCCCAGCGGTAAGTTTTGATTAGAGCATCCCATCATCATCACACCCTACCTCTCTAGACCTTATGAGACCCTACCATCCTCCTCTcagagaaaaaagaaaatatatcatttgAATTTCTCTCAATCGAACACCAACTGAGCCTCCATTTTGCCGCAATCACTACGTTCTCTTCAGATCAGTTTTTGAATAATCCGTATATTCTTCCCTTTCATATTGCGCGCGTATGCTCTCTGCTTCTTCTCACGAAAACAGATCTAAATCTGAGGCAGCACCACCAAGTGAAAAACAATCTATATAGCGATCCAATTATGGTTCATTTACGATAATGAGAGAACAAAAACCATGCAAAGAGAATTATAGCTTATaagaattattataaaataaatactaataacaataatatagTTGCATCATACGACATTCGctagcagaaaaaaaatgtaaaaattagaAGCCACCCAAATCCGAAATCAATGGATCAATTCATCGAATACCAACCAAGAATGCGTTCATTTTGACAGAAAACCAaacgaaaagcaaaaaaaaaaattacaagtaAACAAGCAAGCAACCAACAGCAGCATCAGGCTAAATCAATCGAATTGCTTTCTCTACAaccatttacaaaaaaaaaaatcaatactATTCTTccactatattattataaactgTATTTGTACATGTGTACTGCAGCCGACAGCGTCAAAGGGCCGCAAGAGCGCGCTGCTGGAGCAGTAGAAACTTTTCTGAAACATTTGTAAGTGGACGTGTTCGTGCACGTCTTGACCCGTTCTTGTTGTGTCGGAACTCTTCCCACCCACTCCCTCACACCCACACAGTCAGTCAGCCAGTCAGTCAACCGCAGCTCATCTCGTTGTCTCGCTCACTCGTTCGTTGTCGTTGCTCAAACTCCAACTCATTCGTTACGTTTTGTCGTCTCGCTGTCGTACTCGTCAAGCGCTCTCGCTCCTCTCTCATCCGACACTCGACTCCCCAGCAAGACATACTCTCTCTCGAAGAGCATCTACGTTAGCTCACTTCGTACCTGGTTACCGTTATAGTTCACCCCTGCACTCGCTGGCACTACGAAACGTGCGTAGAGAGTGCTGGGCCTTCTCGTTATCGTTCTATCCCAGTGCAGTCGATCCAACTGGGCGACTCGTCCCATTCCCCGGCATGTTTGAATATCGTAATTCTTCTGAAGCTAAtccttatataattttatttatctctCTATTCTACAGCCCCGTGCGACGTCCGTTAGGCCACAATTCGACGGATTGGCCTTCCCACCAAGATTCGACCTTGCTCCTGAAAACGAATTCTAAAtgccatttcattttttaatttattttaaatgatatttcataatgattatgtttatgattttaatttaatttcttaatttaaaaacaaaataataaaactataacaaaatatatatcgaAAACGACGGGAGGCAAACCACCAACACCAACGCCAAATGCACTTAGGCAAAAAATGAAACCAAATAACAACGATCGATCACCGCATCGATtagtatacatacatacataagtgAACAGGATCAGGCTTTTGTGTAAGCGCGACATTTGCCACGGGGACACTGCTGGCTGGAcctgtatttgtatttgtatttatatatttttatacaacttTCGAAATGCATTCAACCAACTAACTATGAAAGAACCAAATCGATTCTCAATCGAACAGCCTGAGAAAGATCGATCGCGAAATGAGAGAGCCCCTTCAAAGTGAAGGCCCCGCGGCGGTGTCCGCCGGTAAATGTCGCCCGCTGTTCGAATTTTTTGCTCTATATGTATTCTCAATTACCTTTGTCATACAGACCAGACAAGACTTACGGACGACACAAGCTATATGCACTGCGCTTATGTTTATGTTAATTTTGACTCTATCAAGCAATGATAAAGAGATAAGATCATCACTCTACACTAAATGAAAAGTATACAAAAAAggaacaaaataaatgtaaatcaaTTTAACAAATGTGTTTTATTCTCGCTGATGAAATATCTAAGAATTTCTAATCACCAGCAAAAGCTGGGGGAACTACACCACAGAAACTGATAAGAATGTTaaattttccattaaattaaaagacatGGCCCATATATGTTAAGTAATAAGATTAtgtggatatatttatttacttttaattaaaccCCAAAACCAAGTAGCTTCTACTTTCCCGCCCCCGGAGCCCTGGGATTGGGCTCGATGCGCAGCAGTTGCTTGTGCTGGCCGATCATGTGCTCAATGTGATTGCATTCGCGCAGATGACCCTTGAACTCATCAAGAGTCTCATATAAAACCGGATAGAGAGCGGGCAGGAGTCCATGGTCCAAAGTCGGGAAGAGATGGTGGAGCACATGATCGCCAAAGTGGGTGAGGACCAGGAACTGTGACCACTTGAGATCGCCGCGATCGATGATCGTGTCCACCTGGAACAAGCCCCAGTCGCGATCCTCGCGATTCGCATCGCCCTCGTGATAGATTTCCGGATCGTGATGGGCCGCATTCAGACCTATCACACAGAAGCTAAAACTAGCGATCGACGTCATCGAGAGCCACGTTCGCACGCAGGTCCAGACGCCAACAGATCCTCCGGTTCCCAGGTAAATAGCAATGGGTATGCTCAGCGGCAGTAGATCGTGCCAGTAGAGGATGTTCGTGTGACGCAGCGAGTAGAAAATACTGAAATATCAATAGCAATCAATCAAACAATCTTTGTTTACGATCGCCTCCCCGATCACGATCACTCACCGTGTGCCGATCTGTATGAAGAAGGCCAGGGCATAGGCCACCGGTTCCGTGACCCAGGACACATAGCGCATCACCTTGCTCTTGATGTGCGGATTGGGCACCCAGCAGAGCAGCGGCTCGAACATCGAGAGCTCCAGATCGAAATAGGAATTGGGATAGATGTGGTGGGACAGAGCATGGGACACACGCCAGGCGGCGAAGTTCATCAGGCCCAGATTGAAGGCGTACATCTGCCAGTTGTCCCGGCGATGGAAGTAGTTGTGGGACACGATCACCGTCCAGCAGAGGGCCACACCCGCCAAGATCAGAGCCAAAAGGCTATTGTACTTGGCACTGGCAATGCCGAAAAGGAAGAGCGACACAAGGACTCCCAGGTGAAtgagctaaaaataaaaaaaaaatattgtaatatttttatttctaaagaaaattattataactaattaattatttaattatcaaaATTTGGACAAAAAAGAAACCCAGGAAAACTGATAATTCTGTCCCATTATCGTCATGAGAC
The genomic region above belongs to Drosophila takahashii strain IR98-3 E-12201 chromosome 2L, DtakHiC1v2, whole genome shotgun sequence and contains:
- the Mhc gene encoding myosin heavy chain, muscle isoform X30; this translates as MPKPIPNQEDEDPTPYLFVSLEQRRIDQSKPYDSKKSCWIPDEKEGYLLGEIKATKGDIVSVGLQGGETRDLKKDLLQQVNPPKYEKAEDMSNLTYLNDASVLHNLRQRYYNKLIYTYSGLFCVAINPYKRYPVYTNRCAKMYRGKRRNEVPPHIFAISDGAYVDMLTNHVNQSMLITGESGAGKTENTKKVIAYFATVGASKKTEESAKSKGSLEDQVVQTNPVLEAFGNAKTVRNDNSSRFGKFIRIHFGPTGKLAGADIETYLLEKARVISQQSLERSYHIFYQIMSGSVAGVKDTCLLTDNIYDYHIVSQGKVTVASIDDAEEFSLTDQAFDILGFTKQEKEDVYRITAAVMHMGGMKFKQRGREEQAEQDGEEEGGRVSKLFGCDTAELYKNLLKPRIKVGNEFVTQGRNVQQVTNSIGALCKGVFDRLFKWLVKKCNETLDTQQKRQHFIGVLDIAGFEIFDYNGFEQLCINFTNEKLQQFFNHHMFVLEQEEYKREGIDWAFIDFGMDLLACIDLIEKPMGILSILEEESMFPKATDQTFSEKLTNTHLGKSAPFQKPKPPKPGQQAAHFAIGHYAGCVSYNITGWLEKNKDPLNDTVVDQFKKSQNKLLIEIFADHAGQSGGGEQAKGGRGKKGGGFATVSSAYKEQLNSLMTTLRSTQPHFVRCIIPNEMKQPGVVDAHLVMHQLTCNGVLEGIRICRKGFPNRMVYPDFKMRYQILNPKGIKGLDCPKKCTKILIESTELNDDQYRLGNTKVFFRAGVLGQMEEFRDERLGKIMSWMQAWARGYLSRKGFKKLQEQRVALKVVQRNLRKYLQLRTWPWYKLWQKVKPLLNVSRIEDEIARLEEKAKKAEELHAAEVKVRKELEALNAKLLAEKTALLDSLSGEKGALQDYQERNAKLTAQKNDLENQLRDIQERLTQEEDARNQLFQQKKKADQEISGLKKDIEDLELNVQKAEQDKATKDHQIRNLNDEIAHQDELINKLNKEKKMQGETNQKTGEELQAAEDKINHLNKVKAKLEQTLDELEDSLEREKKVRGDVEKSKRKVEGDLKLTQEAVADLERNKKELEQTIQRKDKELSSITAKLEDEQVVVLKHQRQIKELQARIEELEEEVEAERQARAKAEKQRADLARELEELGERLEEAGGATSAQIELNKKREAELSKLRRDLEEANIQHESTLANLRKKHNDAVAEMAEQVDQLNKLKAKAEKEKNEYYGQLNDLRAGVDHITNEKAAQEKIAKQLQHTLNEVQSKLDETNRTLNDFDASKKKLSIENSDLLRQLEEAESQVSQLSKIKISLTTQLEDTKRLADEESRERATLLGKFRNLEHDLDNLREQVEEEAEGKADLQRQLSKANAEAQVWRSKYESDGVARSEELEEAKRKLQARLAEAEETIESLNQKCIGLEKTKQRLSTEVEDLQLEVDRANAIANAAEKKQKAFDKIIGEWKLKVDDLAAELDASQKECRNYSTELFRLKGAYEEGQEQLEAVRRENKNLADEVKDLLDQIGEGGRNIHEIEKARKRLEAEKDELQAALEEAEAALEQEENKVLRAQLELSQVRQEIDRRIQEKEEEFENTRKNHQRALDSMQASLEAEAKGKAEALRMKKKLEADINELEIALDHANKANAEAQKNIKRYQQQLKDIQTALEEEQRARDDAREQLGISERRANALQNELEESRTLLEQADRGRRQAEQELADAHEQLNEVSAQNASISAAKRKLESELQTLHSDLDELLNEAKNSEEKAKKAMVDAARLADELRAEQDHAQTQEKLRKALEQQIKELQVRLDEAEANALKGGKKAIQKLEQRVRELENELDGEQRRHADAQKNLRKSERRVKELSFQSEEDRKNHERMQDLVDKLQQKIKTYKRQIEEAEEIAALNLAKFRKAQQELEEAEERADLAEQAISKFRAKGRAGSVGRGASPAI
- the Mhc gene encoding myosin heavy chain, muscle isoform X11, whose amino-acid sequence is MPKPIPNQEDEDPTPYLFVSLEQRRIDQSKPYDSKKSCWIPDEKEGYLLGEIKATKGDIVSVGLQGGETRDLKKDLLQQVNPPKYEKAEDMSNLTYLNDASVLHNLRQRYYNKLIYTYSGLFCVAINPYKRYPVYTNRCAKMYRGKRRNEVPPHIFAISDGAYVDMLTNHVNQSMLITGESGAGKTENTKKVIAYFATVGASKKTEESAKSKGSLEDQVVQTNPVLEAFGNAKTVRNDNSSRFGKFIRIHFGPTGKLAGADIETYLLEKARVISQQSLERSYHIFYQIMSGSVAGVKEYCLLSNNIYDYRIVSQGKTTIPSVNDGEEWVAVDQAFDILGFTKQEKEDVYRITAAVMHMGGMKFKQRGREEQAEQDGEEEGGRVSKLFGCDTAELYKNLLKPRIKVGNEFVTQGRNVQQVTNSIGALCKGVFDRLFKWLVKKCNETLDTQQKRQHFIGVLDIAGFEIFDYNGFEQLCINFTNEKLQQFFNHHMFVLEQEEYKREGIDWAFIDFGMDLLACIDLIEKPMGILSILEEESMFPKATDQTFSEKLTNTHLGKSAPFQKPKPPKPGQQAAHFAIGHYAGCVSYNITGWLEKNKDPLNDTVVDQFKKSQNKLLIEIFADHAGQSGGGEQAKGGRGKKGGGFATVSSAYKEQLNSLMTTLRSTQPHFVRCIIPNEMKQPGVVDAHLVMHQLTCNGVLEGIRICRKGFPNRMVYPDFKMRYQILNPKGIKGLDCPKKCTKILIESTELNDDQYRLGNTKVFFRAGVLGQMEEFRDERLGKIMSWMQAWARGYLSRKGFKKLQEQRVALKVVQRNLRKYLQLRTWPWYKLWQKVKPLLNVSRIEDEIARLEEKAKKAEELHAAEVKVRKELEALNAKLLAEKTALLDSLSGEKGALQDYQERNAKLTAQKNDLENQLRDIQERLTQEEDARNQLFQQKKKADQEISGLKKDIEDLELNVQKAEQDKATKDHQIRNLNDEIAHQDELINKLNKEKKMQGETNQKTGEELQAAEDKINHLNKVKAKLEQTLDELEDSLEREKKVRGDVEKSKRKVEGDLKLTQEAVADLERNKKELEQTIQRKDKELSSITAKLEDEQVVVLKHQRQIKELQARIEELEEEVEAERQARAKAEKQRADLARELEELGERLEEAGGATSAQIELNKKREAELSKLRRDLEEANIQHESTLANLRKKHNDAVAEMAEQVDQLNKLKAKAEKEKNEYYGQLNDLRAGVDHITNEKAAQEKIAKQLQHTLNEVQSKLDETNRTLNDFDASKKKLSIENSDLLRQLEEAESQVSQLSKIKISLTTQLEDTKRLADEESRERATLLGKFRNLEHDLDNLREQVEEEAEGKADLQRQLSKANAEAQVWRSKYESDGVARSEELEEAKRKLQARLAEAEETIESLNQKCIGLEKTKQRLSTEVEDLQLEVDRANAIANAAEKKQKAFDKIIGEWKLKVDDLAAELDASQKECRNYSTELFRLKGAYEEGQEQLEAVRRENKNLADEVKDLLDQIGEGGRNIHEIEKARKRLEAEKDELQAALEEAEAALEQEENKVLRAQLELSQVRQEIDRRIQEKEEEFENTRKNHQRALDSMQASLEAEAKGKAEALRMKKKLEADINELEIALDHANKANAEAQKNIKRYQQQLKDIQTALEEEQRARDDAREQLGISERRANALQNELEESRTLLEQADRGRRQAEQELADAHEQLNEVSAQNASISAAKRKLESELQTLHSDLDELLNEAKNSEEKAKKAMVDAARLADELRAEQDHAQTQEKLRKALEQQIKELQVRLDEAEANALKGGKKAIQKLEQRVRELENELDGEQRRHADAQKNLRKSERRVKELSFQSEEDRKNHERMQDLVDKLQQKIKTYKRQIEEAEEIAALNLAKFRKAQQELEEAEERADLAEQAISKFRAKGRAGSVGRGASPAPRATSVRPQFDGLAFPPRFDLAPENEF